AGAAAATACTTTTGGAATTAAGATAAGGAGATGAAATTATGAAATTGTACAAATCACAGCTCATGGTTGTACCAAATTTGTGGGTACAAATCACTGGTAAAATGACTAGTTTATGCAAAAAAGGCAATCTTTTTTTGAATATCTACAAGGAAAGTTTAAGGCTTGAAGCATCATGCATGAAAGATGATGATGATTGCTGTTGCTGTAGTAATTGTttaacaaaaaggaaaacaaacaaactGCTATCCTTGAAAAAGAACAATCCGCAGTTGTGTTTATCCACATTCACACTGAAGGTATCATCGTCACGACCATTAACTAGACATTGtacaaacaagaaaagaaagatGCAGGCAGGCTTACTGAGTATTCTCTTGAGGAAAAGTCAAAGGCTGAGGCAATTGTTTCATTCAAGAATTTATCACTTTTCATTTCATACGATATCTCATAATGATAAATGAACTTTTGTCCCGAAcatcaagtaaaaaaaattcctttcttTTTTGTAAAGAGTTGCAAGTCGAGGAAACGATAGACAATTCTAACAACAAGAATTACGCACTTGCGAGATAAGCacgcaaacacaaacacaaacaaaacAGGAAAGCGGGAACGAGAGATAACCTCGGCGGCGTCAACCAACAGGCAGCGGACCGATATCGCCGGACCTGAGACCGCGTGCGATCTCGTCGGCAATCATCAAACAAGTGGACACCCACCCATTGAGAACTGCCCAAACCACGTGCATCACGTATATGGCCAAGCTCCACGGCAGGGCCATCAATGTCAGCCAAAAACCCTAGCCGCTTTACCCTTCTGCGATATCAGATTACAAAATGAACCCCCGATACACGTCAAAAACCGTAGACATCCGaaacgaagaaagaaaaaaaaacatctgAATAAGAAAATGGTCGCTTACCTGAATGatgaaaaagaacaaaaaaaaatcaattcttgAGCTTGTCCTTCAACATGCAAACCACTCTTGCTGTCGAAAAATCAAAttttggttataaaaaaggaaaaaaggaagccAAGAGAGCTCGGTGGGACTTCGGTGGGAAGGTCGTCGAAGCAATGGATCGCCTTGTCTTCCCCTTCAAAAATTTCTCGGTAGGCAAACAATTCTGAGGAGTTGAGTTCACGAGACCAATTCATCGGGGAGGATCGTTTTAAGCAAAGCCAGTCGTCGGCTACAAAATCTGCGGCGTTGATTTCCTGGAATTAGACCATGTTTGAAAttctaatatgtttttttttaaatataaaattcttTGTGGTATAACTCTCAacagacttttttttttaaaaaaaaataaaaattatgaaatgGTAAAAATAGTTCTTACTTTGCgtcttttttttataaaataataataaaaaattaatttaagatatTTTAGCTGTAGAGCTGATATTTGTGTTACTTTaactaatttatttataataaaaatatattgtaAAAATATAGCCGATTAAAGTAATAATCAGGTGGCTAATATattattaacttaataaattatattaattagatAAAAATTATTTCCCTTGTTAGATAATAATTTCTAATGAGATGTAAAATATTGTTTCATATGAAAACATATAAAAGTGAAACTAAAAAATCTttggaaaatattaaaaataataaaattatgagTATGGTGTGAAATTTCTAAATAAAACTGAAATATAAAATTGAAGAGGAGTCACGGattcgaatcctagaaacaaccttttataaaaaataagataAGACTGCATACAATGAATCTTTCTCCGGAACCTCATATGACGAGAGTTTCATGTACCgagttgtcttttttttttatcatcttgcaAACTCACGTGCAAAttgtaatataaaattaaaataagaaaGATCTTTTAATCAGAAACAATTTGTTTGTTAATTTCAAGAACTTTTTGTTGGTGAAATGTATATAAAAGTAGTTAAGCAGCAACTCCTGAGACTACCAACTAAACTAATTGGTATTCTCAGTATTGTattaattgtttttaaaattaactttcacAGTTAAAACTTGAACATTATGAAAATTTAAGATGCCGAGACCCTTTAATTATCTAAACCTATCACAAACAAGCAACAACGTTCAAAACACTGTCAACAAAATATGTCTGCTAATGAACTTCCCTAAATTGAAAAACTTCATGACAAGAATAACTGAACATGATGGTGTAATGGCTGAGGAACTTGCAAGAATCAGAACTTTCAAAATGGTAATAGATACATGTTTTTATTCCAGTTTCACATCTTAAAAGCAACAAAAATAACAGTAGTTTGCATTGGCCACTTCCAGAGATTCCAGTTCAATTTATATTCAGTTAACAAATACCACATTGATGATATCTGTAAATTTCTCCTTGATGGCTGCTTTGATGCCACTGCCTATAGAATCTGGCCCGCTGTACCTCACGCTGCAGTCTCCACCCTCTACAGAAACCACTTCTATGCTACCTCCGTAGTTTCTGATAGCAGGCCTCAATATTTCCAAATGGTTATTTACTGCCTGATGTGAGACATGAACAACAAAAAATCAGCAGCTGCCAATTATTTGTTCACTTAtcattttctttcccttttacaAAAGTTACTACCTACCTCAACAGTTGTTTCAATATTGGCCTCCTCAACTTGCTGGATATCCTTGACTGCTTCGCCAAACTTTTCCTTTAGAACTCGTTCGATGCCCATCTTCATGGTGGTTGTTGAGCTAGGACAGCTTCCACAGGCTCCTGTTATTGTTTAAAGAAACAAATGTTAGTTGAGAGAATAGA
The Zingiber officinale cultivar Zhangliang unplaced genomic scaffold, Zo_v1.1 ctg112, whole genome shotgun sequence DNA segment above includes these coding regions:
- the LOC122035809 gene encoding uncharacterized protein LOC122035809, coding for MALPWSLAIYVMHVVWAVLNGWVSTCLMIADEIARGLRSGDIGPLPVG